One Equus quagga isolate Etosha38 chromosome 5, UCLA_HA_Equagga_1.0, whole genome shotgun sequence genomic window carries:
- the GTF3C2 gene encoding general transcription factor 3C polypeptide 2 isoform X1 — MDACGVGCAALGEAGPVGNMTVVDSPRQEVLNQFDIKASSETTSAEASIEMSLPTPLPGFEDSLNEKRLPPKQESLSRLEQQDLPSEMSKVSKPRASKPGRKRGGRTRKGPKRPQQPNPPSAPLVPGLLDQSNPLSTPMPKKRGRKSKAELLLLKLSKGLDQPESPPPKRPPEDFETPPGERPRRRAAQVALLYLQELAEELSTALPAPVSCPESPKVSSPTKPKKSRQQGACQGGEEEDDTAQDEDFVLQVEAEDGEESEAPSESSSEPEPAVPRSIPRGPTSGKQKPHCRGVAPNGLPNHIMAPVWKCLHLTKDHREQKHSYWEFAEWIPLAWKWHLLSELEAAPYLPQEEKSPLFSVQREGLPEDGTLYRINRFSSITAHPERWDVSFFTGGPLWALDWCPVPEGAAASQYVALFSSPDMNETHPLSQLHSGPGLLQLWGLGTLQQESCPGNRAHFVYGIACDHGCIWDLKFCPSGAWELPGTPRKAPLLPRLGLLALACSDGKVLLFSLPHPEALLAQQPLDAVKPAIYKAQCVATLQVGSVQASDPSECGQCLSLAWMPTRPHHHLAAGYYNGMVVFWNLPTNSPLQRIRLSDGSLKLYPFQCFLAHDQAVRTLQWCKANSHFLVSAGSDRKIKFWDLRRPYEPINSIKRFLSTELAWLLPYNGVTVAQDNCYASFGLCGIHYIDAGYLGFKAYFTAPRKGTVWSLSGSDWLGTIAAGDISGELIAAILPDMALNPINVKRPVERRFPIYKADLMPYQDSPEGQDHSCASSGTPNPPKARTYAETVNHHYLLFQDTDLSSFHGLLHREPMLRMQEGEGHSKLYLDRLQLEAIHKVRFSPNLDSYGWLVSGGQSGLVRIHFVRGLTSPLGHRMQLESRAHFSAMFQPSSPTKGPDFPLTSHRLLPSP, encoded by the exons ATGGATGCCTGCGGGGTCGGCTGTGCTGCCCTTGgggaggccggccccgtggggAACATGACTGTGGTAGACTCTCCCAGACAAGAGGTGCTAAACCAGTTTGACATCAAGGCCTCTTCAGAAACAACCAGTGCAGAGGCTTCCATAGAGATGTCGTTACCTACCCCTTTACCTGGATTTGAGGATTCTCTTAATGAGAAGAGGCTCCCTCCAAAACAGGAAAGCCTTTCCAGACTGGAACAGCAAG ATCTTCCTTCAGAGATGTCAAAGGTCTCAAAGCCTAGGGCCTCAAAGCCTGGCCGGAAGAGAGGTGGTAGGACACGGAAAGGCCCAAAAAGGCCCCAACAACCTAATCCTCCATCAGCCCCTCTGGTTCCTGGTCTCTTAGATCAATCCAACCCTCTATCCACCCCCATGCCTAAGAAACGAGGTCGAAAGTCCAAGGCAGAGCTGCTACTGCTGAAGTTGTCAAAAGGCCTAGATCAGCCAGAATCTCCACCTCCAAAGAGGCCCCCTGAGGACTTTGAGACCCCTCCTGGGGAACGACCCCGCCGAAGGGCTGCCCAAGT GGCACTTCTATATCTCCAGGAACTGGCTGAAGAGCTCTCAACAGCCCTGCCTGCTCCAGTGTCCTGTCCTGAGAGCCCCAAGGTGAGCAGCCCTACCAAACCGAAGAAAAGCCGCCAGCAGGGAGCCTGTCAAGGTGGAGAAGAAGAGGATGATACTGCACAGGACGAAGACTTTGTTCTCCAGGTTGAGGctgaagatggagaagaaagtgaGGCCCCAAGTGAGAGCTCTTCCGAGCCCGAGCCTGCAGTGCCTCGAAGCATCCCACGAGGACCTACTTCAGGG AAGCAGAAGCCACACTGCCGGGGAGTGGCTCCTAATGGCTTACCAAATCACATCATGGCTCCTGTTTGGAAGTGCCTCCATCTCACCAAGGACCA CCGAGAACAGAAACATTCATACTGGGAGTTTGCAGAATGGATTCCTTTAGCCTGGAAGTGGCACTTGTTATCTGAACT TGAGGCAGCTCCCTACCTGCCGCAGGAGGAGAAGTCTCCACTGTTTTCTGTACAACGTGAAGGACTTCCTGAAGATGGCACACTCTACCGAATAAACAG ATTTAGCTCTATCACAGCACACCCAGAGCGCTGGGATGTGTCCTTCTTCACGGGGGGACCACTCTGGGCTCTGGACTGGTGCCCTGTGCCAGAGGGGGCAGCAGCCTCTCAGTATGTGGCCCTTTTCTCCAGCCCTGACATGAATGAGACACACCCACTGAGCCAGCTTCATTCGGGTCCTGGGCTGCTCCAGCTCTGGGGCCTTGGGACCTTGCAGCAAGAAAGCTG TCCTGGCAACAGGGCCCACTTTGTCTATGGGATTGCGTGTGACCATGGCTGCATCTGGGACCTCAAATTCTGCCCCAGTGGAGCATGGGAGCTTCCAGGCACCCCTCGGAAG GCTCCTCTCCTGCCTCGGTTGGGTCTCTTGGCTCTTGCCTGCTCAGATGGGAAGGTGCTGCTGTTCAGTCTTCCCCATCCTGAGGCCCTGCTGGCTCAGCAGCCACTAG ATGCAGTGAAGCCCGCCATCTATAAG GCACAATGTGTGGCAACCCTTCAGGTGGGGTCTGTGCAAGCTTCGGACCCCTCCGAGTGTGGTCAGTGCCTTAGCCTGGCCTGGATGCCCACCCGGCCCCACCACCACCTGGCTGCTGGATACTATaatg GCATGGTGGTTTTCTGGAACCTTCCCACTAACTCACCCCTGCAGCGGATACGGCTCTCTGATGGTTCCTTGAAGCTCTACCCCTTCCAGTGTTTCCTAGCCCATGACCAGGCTGTGCGTACCCTTCAATGGTGCAAAGCTAACAG TCATTTCCTAGTCTCTGCGGGGAGTGACCGGAAAATCAAATTCTGGGACCTTCGACGACCTTATGAACCAATAAACTCTATCAAGCGCTTCTTGAGTACAGAGCTGGCCTGGCTTCTCCCCTATAATGGTGTCACTGTGGCTCAGGACAACTGCTATGCCTC TTTTGGACTCTGTGGAATTCATTATATTGATGCTGGTTACCTTGGTTTCAAGGCCTACTTCACTGCTCCTCGAAAAGGCACCGTCTGG AGTCTTTCAGGATCCGACTGGCTTGGGACAATAGCCGCAGGAGATATATCCGGAGAGCTCATTGCAGCTATATTGCCTGATATGGCACTGAACCCAATAAATGTCAAGCGACCTGTAGAGCGAAGATTC CCTATATATAAAGCAGATCTGATGCCATATCAGGACAGTCCTGAAGGTCAAGACCACTCTTGTGCTTCATCTGGGACCCCTAACCCTCCCAAGGCTCGAACTTATGCTGAAACTGTCAACCATCACTACTTGCTCTTTCAAGACACAGATTTG agttCATTCCATGGTCTGCTCCATAGAGAACCAATGCTGCGCatgcaggagggagaggggcatTCAAAGCTCTACCTGGACAGGCTGCAGCTAGAGGCTATTCACAAG GTACGTTTCAGCCCAAACCTGGACTCCTATGGATGGCTGGTATCTGGGGGGCAGTCAGGGCTGGTTCGGATCCATTTTGTCCGTGGACTCACCTCCCCACTGGGCCACCGTATGCAGCTTGAAAGCCGAGCCCACTTCAGTGCTATGTTCCAACCATCCTCCCCTACTAAAGGGCCTGACTTCCCTCTAACCAGCCACCGCCTTCTGCCCAGTCCCTAG
- the GTF3C2 gene encoding general transcription factor 3C polypeptide 2 isoform X2, which yields MDACGVGCAALGEAGPVGNMTVVDSPRQEVLNQFDIKASSETTSAEASIEMSLPTPLPGFEDSLNEKRLPPKQESLSRLEQQDLPSEMSKVSKPRASKPGRKRGGRTRKGPKRPQQPNPPSAPLVPGLLDQSNPLSTPMPKKRGRKSKAELLLLKLSKGLDQPESPPPKRPPEDFETPPGERPRRRAAQVALLYLQELAEELSTALPAPVSCPESPKVSSPTKPKKSRQQGACQGGEEEDDTAQDEDFVLQVEAEDGEESEAPSESSSEPEPAVPRSIPRGPTSGKQKPHCRGVAPNGLPNHIMAPVWKCLHLTKDHREQKHSYWEFAEWIPLAWKWHLLSELEAAPYLPQEEKSPLFSVQREGLPEDGTLYRINRFSSITAHPERWDVSFFTGGPLWALDWCPVPEGAAASQYVALFSSPDMNETHPLSQLHSGPGLLQLWGLGTLQQESCPGNRAHFVYGIACDHGCIWDLKFCPSGAWELPGTPRKAPLLPRLGLLALACSDGKVLLFSLPHPEALLAQQPLDAVKPAIYKAQCVATLQVGSVQASDPSECGQCLSLAWMPTRPHHHLAAGYYNGMVVFWNLPTNSPLQRIRLSDGSLKLYPFQCFLAHDQAVRTLQWCKANSHFLVSAGSDRKIKFWDLRRPYEPINSIKRFLSTELAWLLPYNGVTVAQDNCYASFGLCGIHYIDAGYLGFKAYFTAPRKGTVWSLSGSDWLGTIAAGDISGELIAAILPDMALNPINVKRPVERRFEATTAWLDELCVGPHPGSEPL from the exons ATGGATGCCTGCGGGGTCGGCTGTGCTGCCCTTGgggaggccggccccgtggggAACATGACTGTGGTAGACTCTCCCAGACAAGAGGTGCTAAACCAGTTTGACATCAAGGCCTCTTCAGAAACAACCAGTGCAGAGGCTTCCATAGAGATGTCGTTACCTACCCCTTTACCTGGATTTGAGGATTCTCTTAATGAGAAGAGGCTCCCTCCAAAACAGGAAAGCCTTTCCAGACTGGAACAGCAAG ATCTTCCTTCAGAGATGTCAAAGGTCTCAAAGCCTAGGGCCTCAAAGCCTGGCCGGAAGAGAGGTGGTAGGACACGGAAAGGCCCAAAAAGGCCCCAACAACCTAATCCTCCATCAGCCCCTCTGGTTCCTGGTCTCTTAGATCAATCCAACCCTCTATCCACCCCCATGCCTAAGAAACGAGGTCGAAAGTCCAAGGCAGAGCTGCTACTGCTGAAGTTGTCAAAAGGCCTAGATCAGCCAGAATCTCCACCTCCAAAGAGGCCCCCTGAGGACTTTGAGACCCCTCCTGGGGAACGACCCCGCCGAAGGGCTGCCCAAGT GGCACTTCTATATCTCCAGGAACTGGCTGAAGAGCTCTCAACAGCCCTGCCTGCTCCAGTGTCCTGTCCTGAGAGCCCCAAGGTGAGCAGCCCTACCAAACCGAAGAAAAGCCGCCAGCAGGGAGCCTGTCAAGGTGGAGAAGAAGAGGATGATACTGCACAGGACGAAGACTTTGTTCTCCAGGTTGAGGctgaagatggagaagaaagtgaGGCCCCAAGTGAGAGCTCTTCCGAGCCCGAGCCTGCAGTGCCTCGAAGCATCCCACGAGGACCTACTTCAGGG AAGCAGAAGCCACACTGCCGGGGAGTGGCTCCTAATGGCTTACCAAATCACATCATGGCTCCTGTTTGGAAGTGCCTCCATCTCACCAAGGACCA CCGAGAACAGAAACATTCATACTGGGAGTTTGCAGAATGGATTCCTTTAGCCTGGAAGTGGCACTTGTTATCTGAACT TGAGGCAGCTCCCTACCTGCCGCAGGAGGAGAAGTCTCCACTGTTTTCTGTACAACGTGAAGGACTTCCTGAAGATGGCACACTCTACCGAATAAACAG ATTTAGCTCTATCACAGCACACCCAGAGCGCTGGGATGTGTCCTTCTTCACGGGGGGACCACTCTGGGCTCTGGACTGGTGCCCTGTGCCAGAGGGGGCAGCAGCCTCTCAGTATGTGGCCCTTTTCTCCAGCCCTGACATGAATGAGACACACCCACTGAGCCAGCTTCATTCGGGTCCTGGGCTGCTCCAGCTCTGGGGCCTTGGGACCTTGCAGCAAGAAAGCTG TCCTGGCAACAGGGCCCACTTTGTCTATGGGATTGCGTGTGACCATGGCTGCATCTGGGACCTCAAATTCTGCCCCAGTGGAGCATGGGAGCTTCCAGGCACCCCTCGGAAG GCTCCTCTCCTGCCTCGGTTGGGTCTCTTGGCTCTTGCCTGCTCAGATGGGAAGGTGCTGCTGTTCAGTCTTCCCCATCCTGAGGCCCTGCTGGCTCAGCAGCCACTAG ATGCAGTGAAGCCCGCCATCTATAAG GCACAATGTGTGGCAACCCTTCAGGTGGGGTCTGTGCAAGCTTCGGACCCCTCCGAGTGTGGTCAGTGCCTTAGCCTGGCCTGGATGCCCACCCGGCCCCACCACCACCTGGCTGCTGGATACTATaatg GCATGGTGGTTTTCTGGAACCTTCCCACTAACTCACCCCTGCAGCGGATACGGCTCTCTGATGGTTCCTTGAAGCTCTACCCCTTCCAGTGTTTCCTAGCCCATGACCAGGCTGTGCGTACCCTTCAATGGTGCAAAGCTAACAG TCATTTCCTAGTCTCTGCGGGGAGTGACCGGAAAATCAAATTCTGGGACCTTCGACGACCTTATGAACCAATAAACTCTATCAAGCGCTTCTTGAGTACAGAGCTGGCCTGGCTTCTCCCCTATAATGGTGTCACTGTGGCTCAGGACAACTGCTATGCCTC TTTTGGACTCTGTGGAATTCATTATATTGATGCTGGTTACCTTGGTTTCAAGGCCTACTTCACTGCTCCTCGAAAAGGCACCGTCTGG AGTCTTTCAGGATCCGACTGGCTTGGGACAATAGCCGCAGGAGATATATCCGGAGAGCTCATTGCAGCTATATTGCCTGATATGGCACTGAACCCAATAAATGTCAAGCGACCTGTAGAGCGAAGATTC gaggccaccacagcatggcttgatgagctgtgtgtaggtccacacccggggtccgaaccaCTGTGA
- the MPV17 gene encoding protein Mpv17, translating to MALWRAYQRALTAHPWKVQVLTAGSLMGLGDVISQQLVERRGLWEHQTSRTLTMFSLGCGFVGPVVGGWYRVLDRLIPGTTKVDALKKMLLDQGGFAPCFLGCFLPLVGAVNGLSAQDNWAKLQRDYPDALITNYYLWPAVQLANFYLVPLHYRLAVVQCVAVIWNSYLSWKAHQL from the exons ATGGCACTCTGGCGGGCATACCAGCGGGCCCTGACTGCTCACCCGTGGAAAGTACAGGTCCTGACAGCTG GGTCTCTGATGGGTCTAGGTGATGTTATCTCACAGCAACTGGTGGAGAGGAGAGGTCTGTGGGAACACCAGACTAGCCGGACTCTGACCATGTTCTCTCTGGGCTGTGGCTTTGTG GGCCCTGTAGTAGGAGGCTGGTACAGGGTTTTGGACCGGCTCATCCCTGGTACCACCAAAGTGGATGCACTAAAGAAGATGCTGTTGGATCAG GGGGGCTTTGCCCCGTGTTTTCTAGGCTGTTTCCTCCCACTGGTAGGAGCAGTCAATGGATTGTCAGCCCAGGATAATTGGGCCAAACTCCAGCGG GATTATCCTGATGCCCTCATCACCAACTACTAT CTCTGGCCTGCTGTGCAGTTAGCCAACTTCTACCTGGTCCCCCTTCATTACAG GTTGGCTGTTGTCCAGTGTGTTGCTGTTATCTGGAACTCCTACCTGTCCTGGAAGGCACATCAGCTCTAA